The Planctomycetia bacterium genome segment CGTCGCCGGCGCGCTCGCGTCGTGGATCGGCATGACGCTCGGCGCGGTCGCGGCATTTGCGCTCGCTCGATGTTTTGGAAAGCCGCTCGCGGAGCGCCTCGCCGGTCCGGTGGAACTGGCGCGCATGGAGCGCTTGACGGATCGCCACGGGACGCGATTGATCGTGCTCACGCGAGCTCTGCCAGTGCTGGCGGAAGCATCCGTGCTGGTGATGGGCGCCGCACGCCTGAGTTGGCGAAAGTTCCTCCCGGCGGCGATGCTCAGCAACCTCGGCCTTTCGGCGGTCTACGCAACATGCGGAGCGCTTTCGCGCGAGGCCGGCATCGAGCTAACAGCGCTCATCGCCTCGATTGCGCTGCCGCTGCTGGCCGCCGCGATCGCCAAGCGATATTGGCCCGCAGCGGAGCCCGTTGGATCGGCTTAGCTTGCGCCGACGGAGTCGGAGTTCGGGCGCATTGTTTCCAGCTGCGCCATCACGGCGAGTACGAGATCCTCGCGCCATGGCCGCGCGACGATTTGCACGCCGATCGGCAAGCCCGCGCTCCCGGCATCCGCTTGAATCGCCGCCCGTTGTTCTCGATCGCGCGAATCGGGGCGCGACGCCTTCTCTTCTTCGCGCACCGCCGTCCAAGGAACCACGCCAGCTGGCGTGCCCAGCAAGTTTGGCAACATGCAATAACTGCCCGCGCGCGTTAGCACGGTCGAGGTATCGTGACGCAGCGCAGGCGTGCCGAATACGGGGCAGAGGGTCGCGTCGATTTCGCACGCATCCATCGTGTGGAAAAAACGGTCCGAGTACCGATTGCGGCGATCGACCAATTGCCAATACTCGTCGGCGCTCGCCGTGCGAATCGAACGGAACAGCTCGGCAATGGAATGTTGCCCCAAGCGATCGGCGCACCACGCCAGCGGACGCCGCAGAGCGTTCGGCAAGCTACCCAATCGCAACAATTGGGCCACTTGCGCATCGCAATCGCTGTTGCCCAGCATCCGCCGAAAGTCAGCGCCGCCGTCAGCGCCGATCAAGCCGAAATAGACGCGCATCGCCTCTTGAATATCCGGCGGCTGAAACGGCCGGACGATCGCCCCGGCGCCGCGCAAGGCGTCCGCGGCTTCGAGCACCGCGCGCCGCACAGCAGCAGACGGTGTAAAGTAGCCGTCCTCCTCAAAGACGCCGATGCGCAGTGACTTCAAATCTCGCTGGCAATCATTGGTCCACGGCGCCGGCGGTAACACGGGATCGGAACGATCTCCCTCGGGAGCGACCAATACGCGCATCGCCAAGGCAAGATCGCCGACGCATCGCGCCATCGGCCCCGGCTGCACGCCGATCGCTTCCATACCGTTGAGATTCAACAGCGCGCCTTGCGTCGTTAACCGTCCCGTCGTCGGCTTGAGCCCGAAGATGCCGCAACAATGCGCCGGCTGGCGAATGCTGCCGCCGAGATCACTCCCGAGTC includes the following:
- a CDS encoding amidase: MPSVTSPPVSSLTRWTALEIAARVRDGSVSARDVVQAHIDRIISIDGRLTAVVLRRFDEALQEADAIDRDRANGKSLGLLAGVPVTIKECFHVRGLPSTLGVERFRFQVAENDGPLVTRLRAAGAIVLGKTNVPQLMMLYESMNPLYGRTLHPARDDRSPGGSSGGEAAIIAAHGSPLGLGSDLGGSIRQPAHCCGIFGLKPTTGRLTTQGALLNLNGMEAIGVQPGPMARCVGDLALAMRVLVAPEGDRSDPVLPPAPWTNDCQRDLKSLRIGVFEEDGYFTPSAAVRRAVLEAADALRGAGAIVRPFQPPDIQEAMRVYFGLIGADGGADFRRMLGNSDCDAQVAQLLRLGSLPNALRRPLAWCADRLGQHSIAELFRSIRTASADEYWQLVDRRNRYSDRFFHTMDACEIDATLCPVFGTPALRHDTSTVLTRAGSYCMLPNLLGTPAGVVPWTAVREEEKASRPDSRDREQRAAIQADAGSAGLPIGVQIVARPWREDLVLAVMAQLETMRPNSDSVGAS
- a CDS encoding VTT domain-containing protein; translated protein: MRPLFRWSLLVLLVLAVPIVPFVGFGAASEHWIQTRLDQSVSAPRAAMFVVGVLATDVFLPVPSSAVSTFAGQRLGIVAGALASWIGMTLGAVAAFALARCFGKPLAERLAGPVELARMERLTDRHGTRLIVLTRALPVLAEASVLVMGAARLSWRKFLPAAMLSNLGLSAVYATCGALSREAGIELTALIASIALPLLAAAIAKRYWPAAEPVGSA